In one window of Camelina sativa cultivar DH55 chromosome 15, Cs, whole genome shotgun sequence DNA:
- the LOC104747107 gene encoding bifunctional riboflavin biosynthesis protein RIBA 1, chloroplastic-like, whose product MVVDDEDRENKGDLVMAAQLATPEAMAFIVKHGTGIVCVSMKDDDLERLHLPLMVNQKENEEKLSTAFTVTVDAKHGTTTGVRFLQWLNTQG is encoded by the exons ATGGTTGTGGATGATGAagatagagaaaacaaaggagatTTGGTAATGGCTGCTCAATTAGCAACACCTGAAGCTATGGCTTTTATTGTCAAACATGGAACTGGGATAGTTTGTGTGAGCATGAAAGACGATGATCTTGAGAGATTACACCTTCCTCTAATGGTTAATCAGAAGGAGAACGAAGAAAAACTCTCTACTGCATTCACAGTGACTGTG GATGCCAAACATGGTACAACAACTGGAGTAAGATTTTTGCAATGGTTAAACACACAAG GATAA
- the LOC104747108 gene encoding uncharacterized protein LOC104747108 isoform X1: MFFALCGVCLFMGVFKICATGWLGSAIDGVASDQDLTNSIPRVNLLDHSSHDYIYKDGGNNVDPTLVMVTSDVVGDQNSVVEVSFISAIIFSSTDSFPTLVNLALKLSTEILLYSSLSTQVFGQNLYHSHDR; this comes from the exons ATGTTTTTTGCTTTATGTGGTGTCTGTTTGTTTATGGGTGTTTTCAAGATTTGTGCTACTGGTTGGCTTGGATCTGCTATTGATGGCGTAGCTTCTGATCAg GATTTAACCAACTCAATCCCCCGAGTAAATCTACTTGATCATAGCTCCCATGATTATATCTATAAAGATGGAGGGAATAATGTTGATCCTACTTTGGTTATGGTTACTTCTGACGTGGTGGGTGACCAAAACAGTGTAGTTGAAGTAAGTTTTATCTCTGCTATCATCTTTTCTTCCACTGATTCATTCCCTACACTCGTGAATCTTGCTCTAAAGCTTTCTACTGAAATCTTGCTCTACTCTTCACTCAGTACTCAGGTGTTTGGGCAAAACCTCTACCATAGTCACGATAGGTGA
- the LOC104747108 gene encoding uncharacterized protein LOC104747108 isoform X2, with translation MFFALCGVCLFMGVFKICATGWLGSAIDGVASDQDLTNSIPRVNLLDHSSHDYIYKDGGNNVDPTLVMVTSDVVGDQNSVVEYSGVWAKPLP, from the exons ATGTTTTTTGCTTTATGTGGTGTCTGTTTGTTTATGGGTGTTTTCAAGATTTGTGCTACTGGTTGGCTTGGATCTGCTATTGATGGCGTAGCTTCTGATCAg GATTTAACCAACTCAATCCCCCGAGTAAATCTACTTGATCATAGCTCCCATGATTATATCTATAAAGATGGAGGGAATAATGTTGATCCTACTTTGGTTATGGTTACTTCTGACGTGGTGGGTGACCAAAACAGTGTAGTTGAA TACTCAGGTGTTTGGGCAAAACCTCTACCATAG
- the LOC104747109 gene encoding glycine-rich cell wall structural protein-like: MASKALILLGLFAILVVVSEVSAARQSGMVKPESEETVQPEGYGGHGGHGGGHYGGGGGGGGHYGGGGGGGHYGGGGGHGHGGGGHGLDGYGGHGGHGGHGGHGGGGGHGHGGGXHGLNEPVQTQPGV, translated from the exons atggcttcaAAGGCTTTGATTCTGTTGGGTCTCTTTGCAATTCTTGTCGTCGTTTCCGAAGTGTCTGCCGCAAGACAGTCGG GCATGGTGAAGCCGGAGAGTGAGGAAACAGTGCAACCTGAAGGTTATGGCGGTCATGGCGGCCACGGAGGAGGACactacggaggaggaggaggaggcggagggcactacggaggaggaggaggcggaggacactacggaggaggaggaggccacGGACACGGAGGAGGGGGCCACGGACTTGACGGATACGGAGGACATGGTGGACACGGAGGACATGGAGGCCACGGAGGTGGAGGAGGCCACGGACACGGAGGAGGANACCACGGGCTTAACGAACCTGTTCAGACACAGCCCGGTGtttaa